The following nucleotide sequence is from Candidatus Cloacimonadota bacterium.
TCAGGGATATTCTTTACTTTGATCATTGTATCTATTAAGATACCATTCGCTTTATCACCTATCGCATGAACGGTCGGTGAGATACCGTGTTTAGCTGCACGAAATACAAGTTCGAAAAGTTCATCTTGCGAGTACATGCTGGTACCAAAATTATCGGGCTGCCCAATGTATGAATGGAACATGTATGCAGTATGAGAACCAATCGAGCCGTCCATAAAGAGTTTGAGTCCACCGATTTTCAGCCACTCATCACCTGTATAGGATTGCACTCCATTTTCGATCATTTCATCGAGGAGTTCTCTTCGGAAGTGCCAGCATGTTCGAAGTTTAAGCTCGCTATTATGATGGAAATATTTGAATAACTCATAAGCATCCTTCCCTTCCATACTATTAATGCCAGTCAGTCCTAATTTGTGCGCTTCATTGATAGCATCTTTTACTAGTGTTACCTGCTCATCGAATGTTGGATTTGGTTGAACTTCATCAATGAATTTCCATGCCTTTTCATAAAGAAATCCGTTGAGTGATCCTTCAGCATTTCTTCCAAAACTACCCTCTGGAGGATCTGGAGTATTTGATGTGATATTCATTCTTTCGAGGGCTTTTGTATTGCACAAAAAAGAATGCAGGTCTTTGCTCGAGAGTGAAACCGGTATATCCGGTATGATTGTATCCAAAAATTTCTTATTAAAGAATGAAGTATCATCCCATAAATTCTTATCCCAACCTATACCGAGAATCCAATCTGTTTTATCTGGATATTGTTTTCTAAAAAGCTGCAATCTCATGGTCATTTCTTCAGGTGAATCAACTCCTGTAAGATCGATAGATCTTTTAGAAAAGGCATAATTCACAAAATGCGTATGACAATCGATGAATCCAGGAAGTATTACTTTTCCTTTGAGATCGATTTTTAGAGTATCATCAAAAAGTGTTTCGTTAAATCTGTCTTTTCTACCGACAAACTGAATCGTGTCATTGACAATATACACTGTATCTGCAATTGGAATATTCTTATCTTGTGTAAGTACTTTTGAGTTGTTGAGTAATATTTTCATAGGGTGGAGTTTTAAATGAGTCAGGAAATCGTCAATTTTTTAAATGTAATCAATAAAATTTTGATATTCTTCAGAGAAAATTTGCTTTAATCTGTCTTCCAACTGGTTGACTAGTGTTATCAGCATTCTGAAAAAAATGGAGCGGGTTACGAGATTCGAACTCGCGACTCTTAGCTTGGGAAGCTAACACTCTACCACTGAGTTAAACCCGCTCTACTTTATATCTATATAATAAAAATCAAGGTTCTTGCTTGTGTATAGTAACAAATATGAGCCAAAACTAACACAATCTTATTCCTCATTCACCACACCCACAAATCCAACGATCCTTTCATGTTCATCCTTCAAATAATTCCACTTTAAAGAAATTGGTTTCGTTTCTTCACTCTTCTTTATAAGTTTACCTTTCCACGAAGATGGAGCAGGCTTTGTATGAAGAATATCAGCAAAATAGCTCACGATGCTGCTTGAATCTTTAGTGTCAGATATAAATAATTTTGCAATGCTCATTTTCATTAACTCATCGATTGAATATCCTGATAATGTAGCACTGTAATCATTCCCATAACTGATCTTCCCTGCTTTGTCAAATTCCAAAACAGCAGCGGAAAGATGCTTGAGTAATTCACTCCCCTTATCTTTTACTTCTTTATACTTTTTTTCTCCCGGATCTTTTGGTGTCAAATCGGTCATAGTATCCATAATCTGTTTGGGCTTTCCATCTTCATCATGAATGACCGAAGCTCTAAAATCGACAGGGACTATCGTGCTGTCCTTTTTTATCAAATGAATTATCAAATGAATAATTTCAGTATCCTTTTCTACCA
It contains:
- a CDS encoding amidohydrolase; its protein translation is MKILLNNSKVLTQDKNIPIADTVYIVNDTIQFVGRKDRFNETLFDDTLKIDLKGKVILPGFIDCHTHFVNYAFSKRSIDLTGVDSPEEMTMRLQLFRKQYPDKTDWILGIGWDKNLWDDTSFFNKKFLDTIIPDIPVSLSSKDLHSFLCNTKALERMNITSNTPDPPEGSFGRNAEGSLNGFLYEKAWKFIDEVQPNPTFDEQVTLVKDAINEAHKLGLTGINSMEGKDAYELFKYFHHNSELKLRTCWHFRRELLDEMIENGVQSYTGDEWLKIGGLKLFMDGSIGSHTAYMFHSYIGQPDNFGTSMYSQDELFELVFRAAKHGISPTVHAIGDKANGILIDTMIKVKNIPEIQSQNLLYRIEHLQCCLPEDQKRVADEDIYCSMQPIHISIDVKTTDRLWGEFGKNSYVFRSLLDYGAILGFGSDVPVETHNPFRGIYSALERKYRCDPKEKSWIPEQKISVEEAIKAYTINAAKGTRSENVIGSVTPSKKADLIVIDDFEHEPNEFWLEAKPYMTIVGGKIQFNFLT